The Coregonus clupeaformis isolate EN_2021a chromosome 35, ASM2061545v1, whole genome shotgun sequence genome includes the window gttgaaCTGAAATTGTCTGAAAAAATACAGAGGAATGAAACAGCTCAGATTGGGGACGAGGGGATATAACAAAGGTGGGTAGGGTTTCAGAGGTACAGACTGATCCAAGAGAGGGGAATATAAAGAcagaaaataaatcaaatcagtGAAAGGAGATGCTGTGTATGAGTGAGtccccagcaaaccaaaattggttatttgaaagttcccagaacattcgtcAGGCTGAGGCAAATGTTCTCATATCagaaactgtccagttgtgcggatGATTATACAATGTCTGTATAAAACATaggcctgatgttgcaagaatgttccCTTTCATATTTAGTTGCGGCAGTATGTTCTAAAAATATTACTGGTACATTGTGTTGTTACATTAACTGGAAACCTAATGAGAACGTTTGGGGAATGTTCGGTGGTGGTTATTACAGATtggtgtgcacaacattttagtgaatgagaacattccaaggatatttaATTTAAAATATTTCCTGGAACAAAAAAAGAATTTGTTATCAAAACattatcatcctaatgttagagAAAATCTTAACTAGAATCTTATTACGCCAGTTAAAAGTCTGCGTCTGTGAAGTTTCTGATCCAATCAATTTAATCATTTCTTCAGTGTGAAAATGCTGACAAAACACATTTTCTGTGACAGCCCCAGAAGAGTTTCAGAGGATTTGACCCCTAGTGATAATTGTTCCTATCCAAGGCAGACACtgtgacagtacagtacagcaggaaTGGTTTATTTATATTTAAACATGAGAAACCATATGCATTTTACACTACAGCAAATGTTGGAGGGGAAAGGAAGTCTATACGCAGAAGAATGAATGACAACACGTTGGAAGAGGAAAATGTATGTTACTCAAAAGTACTGATACCCTTTCCCTTCACATGACAGGGACAGACACCTGCACAATAACTGCTCCCACATCATTGATTACAATCATCATGGACCTGTTATTCCTTCTCCAGTCCAATTGTGATATATGTTCCACATTGGGATAATGTCCTCAGAGTGGAGTGTCTCCTTGGTTGGGTGGAGTGAACAATTACAGGTACagaaacacaccacacactcaaCCAGATATTTCCCCCtgttacagtgggggggaaaagtatttagtcagccaccaattgtgcaagttctcccacttaaaaagatgagagaggcctgtaattttcatcataggtacacgtcaactatgacagacaaaatgagaaaaataaaatccagaaaatcacattgtaggatttttaatgaaatgtatttgcaaattatggtggaaaataagtatttgctcaataacaaaagtttctcaatactttgttatataccctttgttggcaatgacacaggtcaaacgttttctgtaagtcttcacaaggttttcacacactgttgctggtattttggcccattcctccatgcagatctcctctagagcagtgatgttttggggctgtcgctgggcaacaaggactttcaactccctccaaagattttctatggggttgagatctggagactggctaggccactccaggaccttgaaatgcttcttacgaagccactccttcgttgcccgggcggtgtgtttgggatcattgtcatgctgaaagacccagccacgtttcatcttcaatgcccttgctgatggaaggaggttttcactcaaaatctcacgatacatggccccattcattctttcctttacacggagccgtcgtctggtccctttgcagaaaaacagccccaaagcatgatgtttccacccccatgcttcacagtaggtatggtgttctttggatgcaactcagcattctttgtcctccaaacacgacgagttgagtttttaccaaaaagttatattttggtttcatctgaccatatgacattctcccaatcctcttctggatcatccaaatgcactctagcaaacttcagacgggcctggacatgtactggcttaagcaggggggcacgtcttgcactgcaggatttgagtccctggcggcgtagtgtgttactgatggtaggctttgttactttggtcccagctctctgcaggtcatttactaggtccccccgtgtggttctgggatttttgctcaccgttcttgtgatcattttgaccccacggggtgagatcttgcgtggagccccagatcgagggagattatcagtggtgttgtatgtcttccatttcctaataattgctcccacagttgatttcttcaaaccaagctgcttacctattgcagattcagtcttcccagcctggtgcaggtctacaattttgtttctggtgtcctttgacagctctttggtcttggccatagtggagtttggagtgtgactgtttgaggttgtggacaggtgtcttttatactgataacaagttcaaacaggtgccattaatacaggtaacgagtggaggacagaggagcctcttaaagaagaagttacaggtctgtgagagccagaaatcttgcttgtttgtaggtgaccaaatacttattttccaccataatttgcaaataaattcattaaaaatcctacaatgtgattttctggatttttttttctcaatttctctgtcatagttgacgtgtatctatgatgaaaattacaggcctctctcatctttttaagtgggagaacttgcacaattggtagctgactaaatacttttttcccccactgtacaagcaAATGGCATTGCACACTTTAACATAAGTGGGGGTATCTCCAGGAGAGGAACCAGAGTGGAAAATAGAGGATATGGAAGGTAAACAACAGCACTACGATTGCCAAGGAATCTGAGGACTCTATTCTCTGCTCCTTGTCCTTTCTCTAGCGTTTTTTTCTTTTCTTGATGAATGTACCTGGCTAAACAGTGATTCTAAGAGTGGTGTTTTGGTGGGTGATGCTACcgtatacagtacattcagacTAGTGCTACACTCAGGTGGGGTACAGACACACGCTTCAAAGTAAAGTGCTTTCAGGTAAATGGATGAAAGGCGCtatatcagtggtgtaaagtaactaagtaaaaatacttcgtattttgggggggtatctgtactttattatttatagtttgtacaacttttacttttactccactaaattcctaaagaaaatatgtcgtttttactcccatacattttccctgacacccaacaTAACTTGTTACATTtcgagtgtgcccctggctaaccatacatttaaaaaaatcaaataaattgttccgtctggtttgcttaatataaggaatttgaaaggatttatagcatttacttttaattttgatacttaagtacagtaccagtcaaaggtttgggcacacctactcattccaggggttttctttattttatactattttctacattgtagaataatagtgaagacatcaaactatgaaataacacacatggaatcatgtagtaaccaaaaaattgttaaacaaatcaaaatatatttcatatttgagattcttcaaagtagccaccctttgccttgatgacagctttgcgcactcttggcattctctcaaccagcttcatgaggtagtcacctggaatgcatttcaattaacaggtgtgccttcttaaaagttaatttaatttaatttaaaagttaatgcgtttgagccaatcagttgtgttgtgacaaggtaggggtggtatacagaagatagccctatttggtaaaatactaagtccatattatggcaagaacagctcaaataagcaaagagaaacaacagtccatcattactttaagacatgaaggtcagtcaatccggaaaatttcaagaactttgaaagtttcttcaagtgcagtcgcaaaaaccatcaagcgctatgatgaaactggctctcatgaggaccgccacaggaaaggaagacccagagttacctctgctgcagaggataagttcattagagttaacggcacctcagattgcaggccaaataaatgcttcacagagttcaattaacagacacatctcaacatcaactgttcagaggagactgtgtgaatcaggctttcatggtcgaattgctgcaaagaaaccactactaaaggacaccaataagaagaagagacttgcttcggccaagaaatacgagcaatggacattgtcctccgagatttttggttccaaccgccatgtctttgtgagacgcagagtaggtgaacggatgatcgccgcatgtgtggttcccaccgtgaagcatggaggaggaagtgtaatggtgtgggggtgctttgctggtgacactgtctgtgatttatttagaattcaaggcgcacttaaccagcatggctaccacagcattctgcagcgatacgccatcccatctggtttgggcttagtgggactatcatttgtttttcaacaggacaatgacccaaaacacacctccaggctgtgtaagggctatttgaccaagaaggagagtgatggagtgctgcatcagatgacctggcctccacaatcacccgacctcaacccaattgatatggtttgggatgagttggaccgcagagggaaggaaaagcagccaacaagtgctcagcatatgtggtaactccttcaagactgttggaaaagcattcctcatgaagctggttgagagaatgccaagagtgtcatcaaggcaaaaggtggctacttagattttgatttgtttcacacctttttggttactacatgattccatatgtgttatttcatagttttgatgtcttcactattattctacaatttagtggctttcacttgagtcattttctgttaatgtatctttacttttactgaagtatgaaaattgggtactCTTTCCACCACTGTGCTATATAAATACAAACCAACCTctatctcttttcctctctctctcttcaccatcCTATGCTGTAACTTCATCCTATGCAGTAACTTCTTGTAATCTTCTTACTCCACCCTCCTATCTCTcacttttctctcctccctacttttccctctcttcctcactctctccctctgattCCTCCTCTTCCACAGTGCTCCCCCTCATCTGACCACACAGGGGCTCCAGTCTCCCCCCTGTCGTCACTCCCACTGGTTGGATGATCTtgtccctgagagagagagagagagagagagagagaaaatggcaaCATCCATCTATTTCACACACTTGGATAGTCACTAGCTAGAACAGGtatgtactcacacacacacaacacgcacacacatgctcacaagcacacacacacaccgtgagaGCCTGTTGAACAGGCCGATGAGTCTTTGTgcctcctgctctttctcctgctcCGTCATTCCCTCCATGGGGTCTGGctgctcctcctccaccctccccgtCACTGGGTTGATGCGCCCCTTAGCTTCCCTGTGGAACACAGTTACAAACACCTCCCTTGTAAATACTGTCCACTCCTAACAAGTGCACTTCATAGGATTCTGCTAAACACTTTCCCAGTCTCAATTCAATGACCTTTTTCGAAAATTGCTCCTGTTGCTTGTTCCGATAGTTCCAAGTCCAATCTATCAGTCCCTAACGATGCATTGTGTCCCTATACAGTATTACAAAGTGTTGTGTTTGTGACATTATCAATGGTTGTTTTACACACCTGTATTCCTCTGTGTCAGAGTCTGAGTCGCTAGAGTACTGGGCGTGGGTCACCTGACCTCCACTCAGCATGCCCCGCGCTGCCAGCAAACCTGCTGCGTTACCATAGCCTGTGTACTTCACAAAACGACTcactgagagacagacaaagagatatatttacattttagtcatttagcagacactcttatccagagcgacttacaggagcaagtagggttaagtgccttgctcaagggcacatcgacagatttttcacctagtcggctcggggattagaaccagagacctttcggttactggcacaacgctcttaaccactaagctacctgccgctgtgATACGAGCGGGTTCTTCTAACTAAGAGTTACTTTGAAATGAGGAGCTAGTAAGTGTGACAGGAGTGTGATATGATATGGGCACCGTTCTCTTTGCAGAGCACAAAGAGGAGCTCGGCAGCACAGTGCTTGATGTCCGTGTCCATGTGGGTCATCAGGCGCACCAGACGTCCCCTCACTGTGGCCCCCTGCTCCGGCCTCAGGGCCACGTCCCTCAGAGGGGGGAGGATCTGTAGCAGTGGACAGGCAGAGGCAGGTGTTAGTGCTGTGTGGGAGCAAAAACTAGCTGCTATCCaggaggggacagacagaggcCCCAATATCAAAAGTCGAAGCAGGCTTCTCCAACAATGTAAACCGAACATCAGACTAGCATTATCATACTGTTTTAAAGCCACAATAATCAGTTGGAGTTTCAgcctaacaggagagaacagtaCCTGTTGTCTAAGGTAGTGGCGTGTCTCTCGGTGCGCACGGCAGCTCTCAGTCAATAGATTCAGGACTGGAGTCAGTTTCTCCTTCAACTTCTGACCCTTCATAACAAATACATAGGTGATTTTGTCAGCTTATGACCCTTTATACACATCCAGTATGCTTCCATAGCTATATACTATTGAGATGCAACCCTCCACTGCACACCATGGGGAAGCAAACAGCATCCTCATATGAGATAGGTGCCTCCTTTCCTACCCACTTTCcactctctctcaatccctccctccctctgcctcacCCTGTCCAGGCGTCTCTCCATGAAGGTGAGTAGGGTGTGGACAGTGTCCATGTTGACCCCCTCCCACTCCTGTGAACCCTCCGTCAGATGCACAGACAGCAGCACGTCCAGACATCGCAGGGGCAGGGCAGAGAGCACGTTCACTGTGTGCCTAAGGAGGGTTATAGGTTAAAGGTCAAGGGTTAAGGGTCAGGGATCAGAGGTAAGGAGACATGGGGAAAACCTGAAATGGCACCCATTTAAAAATGATTCAGAACATATCTTTTCCACTTTGCCACGAAAAAGGAAAAATTTTGACAACACCTAGAATGGCCACCATTACTTTCAAAAGAAAGATGCACATACAAATGCATGGATAGACAACAGAAGAGGGGATAGCAGAAGCCCTCGGACGTACCCCTGTAACTCCTCATTGAGTTCTTCTCCGTCACAGGTCAGCAGCAGGCAGTGACGTAGCACTGCAGCCAGGTGGCGATAGAGAGCTGCATCCTCCTGAGAGGGACATAAAGAGAAGAGGACAAGTTAAAAAGGCCTCCtgaccacagatctaggatcagtttaaaCGAACCCTCACTCTTAACTTAAAAAATACTGGATCAGTATTTTGAGACAGCTCTTAGCTACCTACTCCTACCTactgagagacagacaaagagatatggtcctctgtagctcagctggtagagcatggcgcttgtaacgccagggtagtgggttcgatccccgggaccacccatacacaaaaaaatgtatgcacgcatgactgtaagttgctttggataaaagcgtctgctaaatggcatattatattatattatattattatttactcACAAACTAAAAGCCAGGGATGCTCAATAGAAGACGGACATTAGATATTGGAGTAGATCATGCTATAGGGACAAAGCCCCATTTTAATTCTATGGGACTGTCCCCCACCCGAAAAggagagctgcacactctaggagcccagatgcaataatttaataacccaataaccaacgtttcgacagacaagctgtcttcatcagggtctaCGTTGACATGTTCGATGCAGATATAACGTAGGGACGAAATcgagtggttcgcttccaaaaagtgggcagTGACTGGGTATGTCGAGTTTTTGCACCTACTGGTGCTACGATGATCCGAGATTCGTACTTTTAATTCgctgcccactttttggaagcgaaccactcgATTTCGTCCCTACTTTATATCGGCATTgaacatgtcaccctccctaggagagggggtgacctcaataacttattgttaaaacgagaggctgcctggatctttaatttaaagacccttgctccgttcggtctcaacgtagactttgatttgaagccattcttgagattattgtgattttgctattccttgtaaatgtttgtgggcctatgtagccaagttgtatctatgatcgtatgctatctattcatgttttttgtatgttctgtttatctgtgaattaaccaatgatatcaggacacacccggccatgattacagacacctgcgtgtgtcctttgacactatataaactagtgacccgcagtgtttgtcattataccctgatgaagacagcttgtctgtggaaacgttggttattaggttattcaaTTATGgaatctgagctcctagagtgtgcagctctccttttctttttcaagtgttctactccgctagccagcacctcgcctaaataggtgtgcgtttctttcccCTCTATATCACTCTCCTCCACCCACCTCGTCTGGCTCCTGTCTGTGTATGCTGTATGTGATGTTGAACAGGGTCTTGAGGATCTCCACAGCCCGCTGTGACACCTCCTTAGAGACAGGGGGAGCTCTGTGGTCGCTCAGCACCTCGTACTCTTCCCCCCACTGCACAGACAGACACTGCTCCAGAGCTGCAGTCAGCATGGACACCCCTCGCTCctgacagggggagacagggggatatggagagagagaaaagaaagagagatggtgagatgggagggcaggagagaggggcatacagtaggcctacccaCCCCAAATCATACCCCTAACCATTAGCAGGGAAACCACAACTCCATCCTCCTCTAGGCTGTTACCTGCTGCAGTTGCACCCTGAGCTCTGGTCTCAGAGCCGTCAGCAGGAAGAGCAGCCGTAGTTCATAAAACTGACCACTGGGAAGAGCTTTGGCACTGATCCCCTGCTTCAGCCTGTCTGATAGACCAGAGagcagtctgagagagagagagagcgagagagagagagagagagagagagagagagagagagagagagagagagagagagagagagagagagagagagagagagagagagagagagagagagagagagagagagagagagatgagggaagtGATGCCATACTAGAAATATTTTTTGTTGTACTCCAATAGTTGCTCTCCCTCACCTCAGAGCGCTGACCCTCTCTTGCGCCCTCTGACTGTTGTAGATGATATTACACAGGGCTTTCAGGGCTTCCGTCCTCCCCACCTGGtcatcttcctctttctcttcttcgtcctcctcttcatccctctcttccaGGGTATCCCTCTTCCCGCGCACCAGCGCTCCATGACCCGGAGAGCAGTGGTGCTCGGCAGTGCAGGTTTCCGTGGAGACAGAGCGCAGGTTGCCATGGCAGGTTTCTGTGCTGAGGGTGCAGCAGGGGTCCCTGGTCACCGATGGCGATGTCATCGCTCCACCTTGGCTGTTGTTGGCCGTAACCAGGGCTGGACAGGTTTGAGTGGAAGCCTGGGCCAAGGAGTGCTGGGTCGGGCTAGCACCGACAACGTTAGCATCCACGTTGCTAACCGCT containing:
- the si:ch211-195b15.7 gene encoding synembryn-A, producing the protein MDMDLERIIQCIKQGDQDSVQTHLDYYNTQNAECFFFNKEERERRKQKELDEFRKNKMRDFVPDSDSDFNSDSDDAEDPDLLLRRRLAAALVWFIRTQLQPGVLRVTLRTLRILSRDRQALAPLVTDTALLTLAHLGGITSLPIPEGQEEDEEEGHDAEREDYCHGLSDVKLDACKQSDTEAGGCSNGANANTSSLAVSNVDANVVGASPTQHSLAQASTQTCPALVTANNSQGGAMTSPSVTRDPCCTLSTETCHGNLRSVSTETCTAEHHCSPGHGALVRGKRDTLEERDEEEDEEEKEEDDQVGRTEALKALCNIIYNSQRAQERVSALRLLSGLSDRLKQGISAKALPSGQFYELRLLFLLTALRPELRVQLQQERGVSMLTAALEQCLSVQWGEEYEVLSDHRAPPVSKEVSQRAVEILKTLFNITYSIHRQEPDEEDAALYRHLAAVLRHCLLLTCDGEELNEELQGHTVNVLSALPLRCLDVLLSVHLTEGSQEWEGVNMDTVHTLLTFMERRLDRGQKLKEKLTPVLNLLTESCRAHRETRHYLRQQILPPLRDVALRPEQGATVRGRLVRLMTHMDTDIKHCAAELLFVLCKENVSRFVKYTGYGNAAGLLAARGMLSGGQVTHAQYSSDSDSDTEEYREAKGRINPVTGRVEEEQPDPMEGMTEQEKEQEAQRLIGLFNRLSRDKIIQPVGVTTGGRLEPLCGQMRGSTVEEEESEGESEEEREK